The Halococcus agarilyticus genome includes a region encoding these proteins:
- a CDS encoding AAA domain-containing protein, with protein MAELRGPIVDVSETRSVSTQYGERDLAEFTLRPERGQAEPVTLTLWGKWSETAEYARTGMEVLALGVEREEFRGEIQYATAGDSRVVIEPDYLVNVTDVRSWVQCPRMHYLNTLSGVPLNYPVVKGTIVHEVFSDLLRGGEVEAAIDDRVAEVGLDLGLLDRDADEVREDVSDHARAIDGWLRQGTLDGGDEWRSEQTLISERYGLKGRADAVRRGAPVELKTGKNTNSEPRFQDKVQVACYALLLDERGEPPDTGTLLYTKNAALDRNEESGDLSPAKDFSLNDGLLDYVLRERNHLAAMAVAGEIPTGYEANATCNYCFEQDTCMVVSGRLDQESKAGQIGEAIPEEEREYFERFYRAIEAERGAVHDEYAKLWTQTATERADADRALIDLEPSGREEVDGRWELRARCSDPVSKIRAGDVVLASDGHPVRGNAEMARVVSMGEEIVVTADEPVELRRLDVYPSEIGADRMLTALHDALLAGDESQKDVLFDRRDPAFRESEETFIDNNPAQDRAVRRAVGAEDCALIHGPPGTGKTYTIARTVRALVERGERVLLSAFTNRAVDNALDALRDQGFDEFVRVGTEHGVREDIQEYRLESRGDPDERAAELREASVVAATTASCGSRIMREGSFDVAVIDEASQLTEPATLAAVTLADRFVLVGDHQQLPPVVQSADAAGTVETAEHGNGSADGGTTGATTATDGSGVVASEMVNGAGGASSGVADLSRSLFERLIETHPEAAVLLDTQYRMAQRIQAFSSNEFYDGRLRPASPAVAAQHVSDLPSVARDALPDHLQERVVFVDPDGTARGNTNPAEVEAVAETVAAYAAAGVSRTDIGVIAPFRAQAAAIRREVPAVTVDTVDRFQGSAKEVIVVSFVATGDLDSPIFEDFRRVNVALTRAKKALVLVGDRDALATDERYARMVEWAE; from the coding sequence GTGGCGGAGCTACGTGGCCCGATCGTCGACGTGAGCGAGACACGGAGCGTGAGCACCCAGTACGGCGAGCGCGATCTCGCGGAGTTTACACTCAGACCCGAGCGAGGCCAGGCAGAGCCCGTGACGCTCACCCTCTGGGGGAAGTGGAGCGAAACGGCGGAGTACGCCCGGACGGGCATGGAGGTGCTCGCGCTCGGGGTCGAACGCGAGGAGTTCCGTGGCGAGATCCAGTACGCGACCGCAGGCGACTCGCGGGTCGTGATCGAACCCGACTACCTCGTGAACGTCACCGACGTCCGATCGTGGGTCCAGTGTCCCCGAATGCACTATCTCAACACGCTGTCGGGCGTCCCGCTCAACTACCCCGTGGTGAAAGGAACGATCGTCCACGAGGTCTTTTCCGATCTCCTCCGCGGCGGCGAGGTCGAGGCCGCGATCGACGACCGCGTTGCGGAAGTCGGCCTCGACCTCGGTTTGCTCGACCGCGACGCCGACGAAGTGAGGGAGGACGTCAGCGACCACGCCCGGGCGATCGACGGCTGGCTGCGCCAGGGCACCCTCGACGGCGGGGACGAGTGGCGTTCCGAGCAGACCCTGATCTCCGAGCGCTACGGGCTGAAGGGGCGGGCCGACGCCGTCCGGCGAGGCGCGCCGGTCGAGCTCAAAACTGGAAAAAACACCAACAGCGAGCCCCGCTTTCAGGACAAGGTCCAGGTCGCGTGCTACGCCCTCCTGCTAGACGAACGAGGCGAGCCGCCCGACACCGGGACGCTCCTCTACACGAAAAACGCCGCGCTAGACCGGAACGAGGAGAGCGGCGATCTCTCGCCGGCGAAGGACTTCTCGCTGAACGACGGACTGCTCGATTACGTTCTCCGCGAGCGCAACCATCTCGCTGCGATGGCTGTCGCCGGCGAGATCCCGACGGGCTACGAGGCGAACGCGACCTGCAACTACTGTTTCGAACAGGACACCTGCATGGTCGTTTCGGGCCGGCTCGATCAAGAATCGAAAGCCGGGCAGATCGGCGAGGCGATCCCCGAAGAAGAGCGCGAGTACTTCGAACGGTTCTATCGTGCGATCGAGGCCGAGCGCGGGGCGGTCCACGACGAGTACGCGAAGCTCTGGACGCAGACCGCGACCGAGCGCGCCGATGCCGACCGCGCGCTGATCGACCTCGAACCCAGTGGGAGGGAGGAAGTCGACGGCCGGTGGGAACTCCGCGCGCGGTGTTCGGATCCGGTCTCGAAGATCCGCGCAGGCGACGTGGTGCTCGCGAGCGACGGCCACCCGGTGCGGGGAAACGCCGAGATGGCGCGCGTCGTTTCGATGGGCGAGGAGATCGTCGTCACGGCCGACGAGCCGGTCGAACTCCGACGACTCGACGTCTATCCCTCCGAGATCGGGGCCGACCGAATGCTGACCGCGCTCCACGACGCGCTGCTCGCGGGCGACGAATCGCAGAAGGACGTCCTGTTCGACCGGCGCGATCCCGCGTTTCGGGAGAGCGAGGAGACGTTCATCGACAACAACCCGGCCCAGGACCGGGCGGTGCGTCGCGCGGTCGGGGCCGAGGACTGCGCGCTGATCCACGGGCCGCCGGGTACCGGGAAGACCTACACCATCGCGCGCACCGTTCGTGCGCTTGTCGAGCGCGGCGAACGCGTGCTGCTGTCGGCCTTTACCAACCGCGCGGTCGACAACGCACTCGACGCACTCCGCGACCAAGGGTTCGACGAGTTCGTTCGCGTCGGCACCGAACACGGCGTGCGCGAGGACATCCAGGAGTATCGGTTGGAGTCCCGCGGCGACCCCGACGAGCGTGCGGCCGAGCTCCGCGAGGCTTCGGTGGTGGCGGCGACGACCGCGAGCTGTGGCTCGCGGATCATGCGCGAGGGATCGTTCGACGTCGCGGTGATCGACGAGGCCTCCCAGCTCACCGAGCCGGCGACCCTCGCAGCGGTCACGCTCGCCGATCGGTTCGTTTTGGTCGGCGATCACCAACAGCTCCCGCCGGTGGTCCAGTCCGCTGACGCGGCCGGGACTGTCGAAACTGCCGAACACGGCAATGGTTCGGCCGACGGCGGGACCACCGGAGCCACGACCGCGACCGACGGATCGGGCGTGGTCGCCAGCGAGATGGTGAACGGGGCGGGCGGAGCGTCGTCAGGTGTCGCCGACCTCTCGCGGTCGCTGTTCGAGCGGCTGATCGAGACCCATCCCGAGGCGGCGGTGTTGCTCGACACCCAGTACCGGATGGCCCAGCGGATCCAGGCGTTTTCCTCCAACGAGTTCTACGACGGCCGACTCAGGCCCGCCTCGCCCGCCGTCGCCGCCCAGCACGTCTCGGACCTTCCAAGCGTCGCGCGCGACGCGCTTCCCGACCACCTCCAAGAACGCGTCGTGTTCGTCGATCCTGACGGGACGGCCCGCGGCAACACCAACCCGGCGGAGGTCGAGGCAGTCGCCGAGACCGTCGCGGCGTACGCGGCGGCGGGCGTCTCGCGCACGGATATCGGCGTGATCGCGCCGTTTCGCGCCCAGGCCGCCGCGATCCGTCGGGAAGTACCGGCGGTGACCGTCGACACCGTCGATCGGTTTCAGGGCTCGGCGAAGGAGGTCATCGTCGTCTCGTTCGTCGCCACGGGCGACCTCGACTCGCCGATCTTCGAGGACTTCCGGCGAGTGAACGTCGCGCTCACGCGGGCGAAGAAGGCGCTCGTGCTCGTCGGCGACCGGGACGCGCTCGCGACCGACGAGCGCTACGCGCGGATGGTCGAGTGGGCCGAGTAG
- a CDS encoding MFS transporter has protein sequence MDRHTLQFYPLYLTRFAGGFGFVTLITLLPEYITLYDPSGLVVGLFTTAFTLAQTLAVVPLAWAGDRYDKRYVLLSGLAIGIAVYLGFTFVASSAGFVLARAAQGITVTATSLMGLALVGELATKETRANHIGKANAARFAAGIAGSLGAGALYSAAGFGAVYAVVTGMLVVAGVGVVAFVSPDETRIEGFPFTDLALNRRLLTLSSFRAQYAVAVTLVRTWVPIYAGVTAASGGLGMVSIAVGTVVAAEKFTNMLCQPFTGRLSDRFGRALFVFVGGGCYGLVALAVPFTPTIAAWLSLPASLPVVGATPPAFIPLVICNGLLGVADSIREPASMALFADEGTDDGGVASSFGIRELVWRPGSILAPLLGGVLMAQVGMASVFFVGGAVAFAGVATFLGVLSYSHGSGALTQW, from the coding sequence GTGGATCGCCACACCCTCCAGTTCTACCCGCTCTATCTCACCCGTTTCGCCGGTGGGTTCGGGTTCGTCACGCTCATCACGCTGTTGCCCGAGTACATCACCCTCTACGATCCCTCGGGGCTCGTCGTCGGACTCTTCACTACGGCGTTCACCCTCGCCCAGACCCTCGCGGTCGTCCCGCTCGCGTGGGCCGGCGATCGGTACGACAAACGGTACGTGCTCCTCAGCGGGCTCGCCATTGGGATCGCGGTGTATCTCGGCTTCACGTTCGTGGCGTCGAGCGCCGGGTTCGTCCTCGCGCGGGCGGCCCAGGGGATCACGGTCACCGCGACGAGCCTGATGGGGCTCGCCCTGGTCGGCGAGCTCGCGACCAAGGAGACCCGCGCGAACCACATCGGGAAGGCGAACGCCGCGCGCTTCGCCGCCGGGATCGCGGGCAGCCTCGGCGCGGGGGCGCTCTACTCCGCCGCCGGGTTCGGCGCGGTGTACGCCGTCGTCACCGGGATGCTCGTCGTCGCGGGCGTGGGAGTCGTGGCGTTCGTCTCACCCGACGAAACCCGAATCGAGGGGTTTCCTTTCACCGATCTCGCGCTCAACCGTCGACTGTTGACCCTGTCGAGCTTTCGCGCCCAGTACGCGGTCGCGGTCACGCTCGTCAGGACGTGGGTACCGATCTACGCGGGCGTCACGGCCGCGAGCGGCGGTCTCGGGATGGTGTCGATCGCCGTCGGCACCGTGGTAGCGGCCGAGAAGTTCACCAACATGCTCTGTCAGCCGTTCACCGGCCGGCTCTCCGATCGGTTCGGCCGCGCGCTGTTCGTCTTCGTCGGCGGCGGATGTTATGGGCTGGTCGCGCTCGCGGTGCCGTTCACGCCGACGATCGCCGCCTGGCTCTCGCTGCCCGCGTCGCTCCCCGTTGTCGGGGCGACCCCGCCGGCGTTCATCCCGCTCGTGATCTGCAACGGCCTGCTCGGGGTCGCGGACAGCATCCGCGAGCCCGCGAGCATGGCGCTGTTCGCCGACGAGGGAACCGACGACGGCGGGGTGGCGAGCAGTTTCGGCATCCGCGAACTCGTCTGGCGACCCGGCTCGATCCTGGCCCCGCTGCTCGGCGGGGTGTTGATGGCGCAGGTCGGGATGGCGTCGGTGTTCTTCGTCGGCGGGGCGGTGGCGTTCGCCGGCGTCGCGACCTTCCTCGGCGTGCTTTCGTACTCGCACGGCTCCGGCGCGCTCACGCAGTGGTGA
- a CDS encoding DUF5684 domain-containing protein, translated as MSSLANLPLVPLQNGGGGSALGIVFSLVAIAIVLLTIAGTWKTFQKANEPGWAAIVPIYNFYIMIKIGGNAWWWLIVFFIPLVNIVPAIKIPIDVAKAFGQGIGFGLGLGFLSFIFLPLLGFGDYEYQGVPE; from the coding sequence GTGTCATCACTCGCAAACCTGCCGCTCGTTCCGCTTCAGAACGGTGGCGGCGGTTCAGCACTGGGAATTGTGTTTTCGCTCGTTGCCATAGCGATCGTACTTCTCACGATCGCCGGCACGTGGAAGACGTTCCAGAAGGCCAATGAGCCGGGCTGGGCAGCGATCGTCCCGATATATAATTTTTATATTATGATTAAAATTGGCGGGAACGCATGGTGGTGGTTGATTGTGTTTTTCATCCCGCTTGTGAACATAGTTCCAGCAATCAAGATCCCGATCGATGTCGCAAAAGCCTTCGGTCAGGGTATCGGATTCGGCCTCGGATTAGGGTTCCTCTCGTTCATATTTTTGCCGTTGCTCGGGTTCGGCGACTACGAGTATCAGGGCGTTCCCGAGTGA
- the glmU gene encoding bifunctional sugar-1-phosphate nucleotidylyltransferase/acetyltransferase, translating into MQTLVLAAGEGTRMRPLTAGLPKPMLPVADRPLCAHTADAAIEAGTDELILVVGYEADVVREYFGEEYRGIPVKYATQDEQLGTAHAVQAAREHLDGRFAVLYGDDLYDQASIEALFAAGPGITAYRAENPSNYGVLDTDGDRVTGVTEKPEDPETNLVSAGACVLPSEAREWLDVEQSERGEYELTDVLDRVFAEYEVSYTELDRWMGVGRPWELLAANEWKLTELDREIRGTVSDDADLRGPVVVEEGAAIEPGVVIEGPVMIRSGAHVGPNAYVRGATLLGEDSEVGHAVEIKNSVIMRETNVPHLSYVGDSLLGRDVNFGAGTTVANLRHDDEPVEQTVKGERVSTGRRKYGVVVGDGAKTGIETSLSPGVVLSPGARTEPNEWVSRDR; encoded by the coding sequence ATGCAGACCCTCGTCCTCGCCGCCGGCGAAGGCACCCGGATGCGCCCGCTGACGGCCGGGCTCCCGAAACCGATGCTCCCCGTCGCCGATCGCCCGCTGTGTGCTCACACCGCCGACGCCGCGATCGAAGCCGGCACCGACGAGCTGATTCTCGTGGTCGGCTACGAGGCCGATGTCGTGCGCGAGTACTTCGGCGAGGAATACCGCGGCATCCCTGTCAAATACGCCACGCAGGACGAACAGCTCGGCACCGCCCACGCCGTCCAGGCGGCACGCGAGCACCTCGACGGGCGGTTCGCGGTGCTCTACGGTGACGACCTCTACGACCAGGCGAGCATCGAGGCGCTGTTCGCCGCCGGCCCCGGCATCACCGCCTACCGCGCGGAGAACCCCTCGAACTACGGTGTGCTCGACACCGACGGCGACCGGGTAACTGGCGTGACGGAGAAACCCGAAGATCCCGAAACGAATCTCGTGAGCGCCGGGGCCTGTGTGCTCCCGAGCGAGGCGCGCGAGTGGCTCGATGTCGAACAGAGCGAGCGTGGCGAGTACGAACTCACCGACGTGCTCGATCGGGTGTTCGCGGAGTACGAGGTCTCGTACACCGAACTCGATCGGTGGATGGGCGTCGGCCGGCCGTGGGAGCTGCTCGCGGCCAACGAGTGGAAACTCACTGAACTCGACAGGGAAATTCGAGGAACGGTCAGCGACGACGCCGACCTCCGGGGCCCGGTCGTCGTCGAGGAGGGTGCAGCGATCGAGCCGGGTGTCGTGATCGAGGGCCCAGTCATGATCCGCTCGGGCGCACACGTCGGCCCGAACGCCTACGTCCGCGGCGCGACCCTGCTCGGCGAGGACAGCGAAGTCGGCCACGCCGTCGAGATCAAGAACAGCGTGATCATGCGCGAGACCAACGTCCCGCACCTCTCGTACGTCGGCGACAGCCTGCTCGGCCGCGACGTCAACTTCGGCGCGGGAACGACGGTGGCGAACCTCCGTCACGACGACGAGCCCGTGGAACAGACGGTGAAGGGCGAGCGCGTCTCGACGGGGCGGCGGAAGTACGGCGTGGTGGTCGGCGACGGCGCGAAGACCGGGATCGAGACGTCGCTCTCGCCCGGCGTGGTGCTCTCGCCCGGCGCGCGCACCGAGCCGAACGAGTGGGTCTCGCGCGATCGATAA
- a CDS encoding DUF7576 family protein, with amino-acid sequence MIDPTSDVGGSTEETAPTCTTCGEAIVDEPDHRVVTRIDEDEVRTEHFCDEDCLAADD; translated from the coding sequence ATGATCGATCCGACCTCCGACGTCGGCGGGAGCACCGAGGAGACCGCGCCGACGTGTACGACCTGTGGCGAAGCGATCGTCGACGAGCCGGACCACCGCGTGGTGACGCGGATCGACGAGGACGAGGTACGAACCGAACATTTCTGTGACGAGGACTGTCTCGCGGCCGACGACTGA
- a CDS encoding GlcG/HbpS family heme-binding protein, producing the protein MVEAIPLDMAKELADAAEQRAEEIDNPMVIAVANAEGTLIVNRRMDTAWLGSIDIARNKAYTAACYELATDTLGEMAQPGESLYGIQNTNDDRMVIFGGGYPLHDDDELVGAIGVSGGAVEQDMDVAGSAVDRFDELS; encoded by the coding sequence ATGGTCGAGGCGATACCACTAGACATGGCGAAGGAGCTGGCCGACGCGGCCGAGCAACGCGCCGAGGAGATCGACAACCCGATGGTGATCGCGGTGGCGAACGCCGAGGGCACGCTCATCGTCAACCGCCGGATGGACACCGCGTGGCTCGGATCGATCGACATCGCCCGGAACAAGGCGTACACGGCCGCGTGCTACGAGCTGGCGACGGACACGCTCGGCGAGATGGCCCAGCCCGGCGAGTCGCTGTACGGCATCCAGAACACCAACGACGACCGGATGGTGATCTTCGGTGGAGGGTATCCACTCCACGACGACGACGAGCTCGTCGGTGCGATCGGCGTCAGCGGCGGCGCAGTCGAGCAGGACATGGACGTCGCCGGCAGTGCCGTCGATCGATTCGACGAGCTGTCCTGA
- a CDS encoding glutathione-independent formaldehyde dehydrogenase has product MEAVVYQGEHDVAVEEVDEPAIEHPNDVVVDITTSCICGSDLHMYEGRTDAEPGIVFGHENMGIVEAVGDAVSTIEVGDRIVLPFNVACGFCENCENNKTGFCTNVNEGFAGGAYGYVAMGPYQGGQAEKLRVPYADFNALQLPEGDEHEDSFALLADIFPTGWHGTRLANLQPGESIAIYGAGPVGTMAAYSAKLQGASEIYIVDRVPSRLDLAEEHCDAHPINFEEADPVEQIKEAHGGGVDKGVDAVGYQAIDADKEGDSAYDPARENPAIVLNNLIQTVRPTGQLGIVGLYVPSDPGAPDQMAGQGRLGIDFGKLFEKGQKLGTGQCDVKSYNRRLRDMIIEGRADPSFYVSHREPLSNAPEMYERFDNREEGVTKVLLEP; this is encoded by the coding sequence ATGGAAGCCGTCGTCTACCAAGGCGAACACGACGTGGCCGTCGAGGAGGTCGACGAGCCCGCAATCGAGCACCCGAACGACGTGGTGGTCGACATCACGACCTCGTGCATCTGCGGGTCGGACCTCCACATGTACGAGGGCCGGACCGACGCCGAGCCGGGGATCGTCTTCGGCCACGAGAACATGGGGATCGTCGAGGCGGTCGGCGACGCGGTGAGCACGATCGAGGTGGGCGATCGGATCGTCCTTCCCTTCAACGTGGCCTGTGGGTTCTGTGAGAACTGCGAGAACAACAAGACCGGCTTCTGCACCAACGTCAACGAGGGGTTCGCCGGCGGGGCGTACGGCTACGTCGCGATGGGACCGTACCAGGGTGGTCAGGCCGAGAAACTCCGCGTTCCCTACGCGGACTTCAACGCGCTCCAGCTCCCCGAGGGTGACGAGCACGAGGACTCGTTCGCGCTGCTCGCGGACATCTTCCCGACCGGGTGGCACGGCACCCGGCTCGCGAACCTCCAGCCGGGCGAGTCGATCGCCATCTACGGGGCGGGGCCGGTGGGAACGATGGCGGCCTACAGCGCGAAGCTCCAGGGAGCCTCGGAGATCTACATCGTGGATCGCGTGCCGAGCCGGCTCGACCTCGCCGAGGAGCACTGTGACGCCCATCCGATCAACTTCGAGGAGGCGGACCCGGTCGAGCAGATCAAAGAGGCCCACGGGGGCGGCGTCGACAAGGGCGTCGACGCGGTGGGCTACCAGGCGATCGACGCGGACAAGGAGGGTGACAGCGCGTACGATCCCGCCCGGGAGAACCCGGCGATCGTCCTCAACAACCTGATCCAAACTGTGCGCCCGACCGGCCAGCTCGGCATCGTCGGGCTGTACGTCCCCTCCGATCCGGGTGCGCCGGATCAGATGGCGGGACAAGGGAGGTTGGGAATCGACTTCGGGAAACTGTTCGAGAAAGGGCAGAAGCTCGGCACCGGCCAGTGCGACGTCAAGTCCTACAACCGCCGGCTGCGCGACATGATCATCGAGGGGCGTGCCGACCCGAGCTTCTACGTCTCCCACCGCGAGCCGCTCTCGAACGCCCCGGAGATGTACGAACGCTTCGACAACCGCGAGGAGGGCGTCACGAAGGTCCTGCTCGAACCGTAG
- a CDS encoding CobW family GTP-binding protein: MTNGSTETIPVTVVSGPLGAGKTTLLNRVLDDPGGRDVAVIVNDMGEVNVDADLLDRSTGDDEPGIVDLSNGCICCRLRDDLLTEAARLAETREFDCLVVESSGISEPIPVARTFIEGSADSEVDPTEFYRLDTMVSVIDAYGFWKEFDAGASLPGDAGSEGDRPLADVLIEAIEFCDVLLLNKCDMVPDEQLGEIEATIRTLQPRAELVRTEHADIDPDSVLDTGRFDFAAATRSAGWKRALASEEGSEEEQDDHDHAAGRSAADTHGVSSFVYARDRPFHPERLDAWLDSWAEGLIRAKGVFRLAGRDDVMGLNQAGPSVQAGPIGEWSDEDDRRTRLVFIGTGLDEAGIVDGLDACLLDDGDPDDRAALDDPFPTV, from the coding sequence ATGACGAACGGATCGACCGAAACGATCCCGGTGACCGTCGTGAGCGGCCCCCTCGGCGCGGGCAAGACGACGCTGCTCAACCGCGTGCTCGACGATCCAGGCGGCCGCGACGTCGCCGTGATCGTCAACGACATGGGCGAGGTGAACGTCGACGCCGACCTCCTCGATCGCTCGACGGGTGACGACGAGCCGGGGATCGTCGATCTCTCGAACGGCTGCATCTGCTGTCGGCTCCGGGACGACCTCCTGACCGAGGCCGCCCGCCTCGCCGAGACCCGCGAGTTCGACTGCCTGGTGGTCGAGTCGTCGGGCATCAGCGAGCCCATCCCGGTCGCACGGACGTTTATTGAGGGCTCTGCGGATAGCGAGGTCGATCCGACCGAGTTCTATCGTCTCGATACGATGGTGTCGGTGATCGACGCCTACGGGTTCTGGAAGGAGTTCGACGCGGGGGCGTCGTTGCCCGGCGACGCCGGGTCAGAGGGTGACCGTCCGCTCGCGGACGTGCTGATCGAGGCGATCGAGTTCTGCGACGTGCTTCTGCTCAACAAGTGCGATATGGTTCCCGACGAACAGCTGGGCGAGATCGAGGCGACGATCCGCACGCTCCAGCCCCGGGCCGAGCTCGTTCGCACCGAACACGCCGACATCGATCCCGATTCGGTTCTCGACACCGGGCGGTTCGATTTCGCGGCGGCGACACGTTCGGCCGGCTGGAAGCGTGCGCTCGCCAGCGAGGAGGGGAGCGAGGAGGAGCAGGACGACCACGATCACGCCGCCGGACGATCGGCGGCCGACACACACGGCGTTTCCTCCTTCGTCTACGCTCGCGACCGACCGTTCCACCCCGAGCGGCTCGATGCGTGGCTCGACTCGTGGGCCGAGGGGCTGATCCGGGCGAAGGGCGTCTTCCGGCTCGCCGGTCGCGACGACGTGATGGGGCTGAACCAGGCGGGTCCGTCGGTCCAGGCCGGCCCGATCGGGGAGTGGAGTGACGAGGACGACCGACGAACACGACTCGTGTTCATCGGCACGGGCCTCGACGAGGCGGGCATCGTCGACGGGCTCGACGCCTGCCTGCTCGACGACGGCGACCCCGACGACCGGGCCGCGCTCGACGATCCGTTTCCGACGGTGTAG
- the moaC gene encoding cyclic pyranopterin monophosphate synthase MoaC, whose amino-acid sequence MTSEDGGADGDATDGDDLTHTTEEGDVQMVDVGDKPDSARRAIAHGTIRLRESTVEAVRDDEIGKGDVLATARIGAIRAVKHTWETIPLCHQIPITNVETEFDLGSETVTIEVAVETTGKTGCEMEALEGVTTGLNTIWDMTKAAEKDEDGQYPETAIEDVRVVEKRKRNL is encoded by the coding sequence ATGACGAGTGAGGACGGTGGGGCCGACGGCGATGCGACCGACGGCGACGACCTGACCCACACCACCGAGGAAGGCGACGTGCAGATGGTCGATGTCGGCGACAAGCCCGACTCCGCGCGCCGGGCGATCGCGCACGGGACGATCCGGCTGCGCGAGTCGACCGTCGAAGCGGTCCGGGACGACGAGATCGGGAAGGGTGACGTGCTCGCCACCGCACGGATCGGCGCGATTCGGGCGGTGAAACACACCTGGGAGACGATCCCGCTCTGTCACCAGATCCCGATCACGAACGTCGAGACCGAGTTCGATCTCGGGTCGGAGACCGTGACCATCGAAGTCGCGGTCGAGACCACGGGGAAGACGGGCTGCGAGATGGAGGCCTTGGAGGGTGTGACGACGGGACTGAACACGATCTGGGACATGACGAAGGCAGCCGAGAAGGACGAGGACGGCCAGTATCCCGAGACCGCGATCGAGGACGTTCGCGTAGTGGAGAAACGGAAGCGGAACCTGTGA
- a CDS encoding bifunctional ADP-dependent NAD(P)H-hydrate dehydratase/NAD(P)H-hydrate epimerase, with protein MIATDRMAAVDANAAALGVPRKQLMESSGNAVARVVRDIVEPGAQVTIVAGRGNNGGDAFVAARFLDEHDTRTRLLGRAATIATEIARENWDALQEGEYDATEVRDSRDLDLGDPDVVVDAMLGTGVTGALREPEATAAEAINATDATVVAVDVPSGVDADTGEATSGAIEADSIVTFHDEKPGLGELDAAVRVVDIGIPRAAERFVGPGDLRTNTRDPHAAKGDSGRVLVIGGGPYTGAPALAAEASLRAGADLAFVSVPQDVFEPIAGYAEDLIVQPYDAEQLSPDQVEGLVETATDHDDVVVLGPGLGTADETLEAVREFLREFDGLAVIDADALSVVPEVDTDATLVCTPNRHELAEMGGPAVDDLRSATDEIASFADELGHVVLAKAKDDVISNGETTRICRAGTPGMTVGGTGDVLAGITAALLATHDPYEAACMAPYVNGRAAEHLGRGDGLLASELLDAVPNALRDDDDE; from the coding sequence ATGATAGCGACAGACCGGATGGCCGCCGTCGATGCGAACGCCGCGGCGCTCGGCGTGCCGAGAAAGCAGTTGATGGAGTCGAGCGGCAACGCGGTCGCGCGTGTGGTCCGCGATATCGTGGAGCCGGGCGCGCAGGTCACGATCGTCGCCGGCCGGGGGAACAACGGGGGCGACGCGTTCGTGGCCGCTCGATTCCTCGACGAGCACGACACACGAACACGCCTGCTCGGGCGGGCCGCGACGATTGCGACCGAGATCGCGCGCGAAAACTGGGACGCACTCCAGGAGGGCGAGTACGACGCCACGGAAGTGCGGGATTCGCGCGATCTCGACCTCGGCGATCCCGACGTGGTGGTCGACGCGATGCTCGGGACAGGTGTGACGGGTGCGCTCCGCGAGCCGGAAGCCACCGCCGCCGAAGCCATCAACGCTACCGACGCGACCGTCGTCGCGGTCGACGTGCCCTCCGGCGTGGACGCCGACACCGGCGAGGCGACGAGCGGCGCGATCGAGGCCGATTCGATCGTGACGTTCCACGACGAGAAACCGGGCCTCGGCGAGCTCGACGCAGCGGTTCGCGTCGTGGATATCGGGATCCCGCGAGCGGCCGAGCGGTTCGTCGGCCCCGGGGATCTCCGGACGAACACGCGCGATCCCCACGCCGCAAAGGGCGATTCGGGCCGGGTGCTCGTGATCGGCGGCGGCCCCTACACCGGCGCGCCCGCGCTCGCGGCCGAGGCGTCGCTGCGTGCGGGCGCGGACCTCGCGTTCGTCTCGGTGCCACAGGACGTTTTCGAGCCGATCGCGGGCTACGCCGAGGACCTCATCGTCCAGCCCTACGACGCCGAGCAGCTCTCGCCGGATCAGGTCGAGGGCCTCGTCGAGACCGCGACCGACCACGACGACGTGGTGGTGCTCGGCCCGGGGCTCGGCACCGCCGACGAGACGCTCGAAGCGGTTCGGGAGTTCCTCCGCGAGTTCGACGGCCTCGCGGTGATCGACGCCGACGCGCTCTCGGTGGTCCCCGAGGTCGACACCGACGCCACGCTGGTCTGCACCCCCAATCGCCACGAACTCGCCGAAATGGGCGGGCCGGCTGTCGACGACCTCCGGAGTGCGACCGACGAAATCGCGTCGTTCGCGGACGAGTTGGGTCACGTCGTCCTGGCGAAAGCGAAAGACGACGTGATCTCCAATGGAGAGACCACCCGGATCTGTCGTGCCGGCACGCCGGGCATGACCGTCGGCGGGACCGGCGACGTGCTCGCGGGGATCACGGCGGCCCTGCTGGCGACCCACGATCCGTACGAGGCGGCCTGCATGGCTCCCTACGTCAACGGCCGCGCGGCCGAGCACCTCGGGCGCGGCGACGGGCTGCTCGCCTCCGAACTGCTCGACGCGGTGCCGAACGCGCTCCGGGACGACGATGACGAGTGA